A portion of the Geoalkalibacter ferrihydriticus DSM 17813 genome contains these proteins:
- a CDS encoding WD40/YVTN/BNR-like repeat-containing protein, with protein MRRISCLVFFLIMTLSPLKIPAGDTQYAIQAPLAVRSLLLDGQSVEGLAVVVGERGHILRSEDKGQSWHQVRVPTRATLTAVHFQDRQLGWAVGHDQVILKTVDGGESWQLMYADPEAESPLLDVWFTDDQRGFVIGAYGAFLETEDGGETWDSRWISEHDYHLNKMAVGRDILYIAAEAGNFYRSRDGGETWDERYPPYEGSFFGVLPLNGKSLLLFGLRGHLFRSDDAGESWQEIDSGTQATLNNALILADGRILIAGLAGALLISDDGGASFAFHLRPDRQGLSALLQMDDGSVFGVGEFGVDRIAMPASPTPAD; from the coding sequence ATGCGCCGGATTTCTTGTCTCGTATTCTTCCTGATCATGACCCTTTCACCCTTAAAAATTCCGGCCGGTGATACGCAATACGCCATTCAGGCTCCCCTTGCGGTGCGCTCGCTGCTGCTCGATGGCCAATCTGTCGAGGGCCTGGCAGTGGTCGTCGGGGAACGCGGTCATATTCTGCGATCGGAAGACAAAGGGCAAAGCTGGCATCAGGTCAGAGTGCCGACCCGCGCCACCTTGACGGCGGTGCATTTTCAAGACCGACAACTCGGTTGGGCGGTCGGCCATGATCAGGTCATCCTCAAGACCGTCGATGGCGGTGAGTCCTGGCAATTGATGTACGCTGATCCTGAGGCCGAAAGTCCGCTGCTGGATGTCTGGTTCACGGATGATCAAAGAGGTTTTGTCATCGGCGCCTACGGCGCTTTCCTTGAGACTGAGGATGGTGGAGAAACTTGGGATTCGCGCTGGATAAGCGAGCACGACTATCATCTGAACAAAATGGCAGTCGGCCGGGACATTCTTTATATCGCCGCCGAGGCCGGCAATTTCTATCGCTCGCGAGACGGCGGAGAAACCTGGGACGAACGCTACCCGCCCTATGAGGGATCTTTTTTCGGCGTTCTGCCTCTCAACGGCAAAAGCCTGCTGCTCTTTGGCCTGCGTGGCCACCTGTTCCGCTCCGATGATGCTGGAGAATCCTGGCAGGAGATCGACAGCGGCACCCAGGCCACGTTGAATAATGCGCTGATACTTGCTGATGGCCGCATCCTGATTGCCGGCCTTGCCGGGGCGCTTCTCATCAGTGATGACGGCGGCGCCAGCTTCGCATTTCATCTGCGACCCGATCGCCAGGGACTCTCCGCTTTGCTGCAGATGGATGACGGAAGCGTGTTTGGTGTCGGAGAATTCGGCGTTGACCGGATCGCAATGCCTGCGTCCCCCACGCCTGCCGATTGA